The following are encoded in a window of Lampris incognitus isolate fLamInc1 chromosome 15, fLamInc1.hap2, whole genome shotgun sequence genomic DNA:
- the dio3b gene encoding iodothyronine deiodinase 3b codes for MHQSAGVQTARTLKHAALCLMLLPRFLLAALVLWLLDFLCIRKKVLLKIGEQEGSPDDPPVCVSDSNKMFTLESIRAVWYGQKLDFFKAAHLGQAAPNTEVVLVQERRRVRILDCMKGKRPLILNFGSCSUPPFMTRLAAFQRVVSQYADIADSVLVYIEEAHPSDGWVSSDAPYQIPKHRCLEDRLKAAQLMLSEVPGSNVVVDNMDNSSNAAYGAYFERLYILRDERIVYQGGRGPEGYRISELRNWLEQYRDDLVNSKTAVLHV; via the coding sequence ATGCACCAGTCAGCCGGCGTCCAAACGGCGCGCACGCTGAAACACGCAGCGCTGTGCCTGATGCTGCTGCCGCGCTTCCTGCTGGCAGCGCTCGTGCTGTGGCTCCTGGATTTTCTGTGCATCCGGAAGAAAGTGCTGCTGAAAATAGGGGAGCAGGAGGGCAGCCCGGACGACCCGCCGGTGTGCGTCTCCGACTCCAACAAAATGTTCACCTTGGAGTCCATCCGGGCCGTGTGGTACGGCCAGAAATTAGACTTTTTCAAAGCGGCGCACCTCGGCCAAGCTGCGCCCAACACCGAGGTGGTCCTGGTCCAGGAGCGGAGGAGGGTCCGGATCCTGGACTGCATGAAAGGGAAGAGACCGCTCATCCTGAACTTTGGCAGCTGCTCCTGACCGCCGTTCATGACGCGCCTAGCGGCGTTTCAGCGTGTGGTGAGCCAATACGCAGACATCGCGGACTCCGTGCTGGTGTACATCGAGGAGGCGCATCCGTCGGACGGCTGGGTGAGCTCGGACGCCCCGTACCAGATCCCCAAACACCGCTGTCTGGAGGACCGGCTGAAAGCCGCGCAGCTGATGCTGTCCGAGGTGCCCGGGAGCAACGTCGTGGTGGATAATATGGACAACTCGTCTAACGCGGCGTACGGAGCCTACTTCGAAAGACTTTACATTCTGAGGGATGAAAGGATAGTGTATCAGGGGGGTCGGGGTCCAGAGGGATACCGGATTTCCGAGCTGAGAAACTGGCTCGAGCAATACAGGGACGATCTTGTGAATTCAAAGACAGCGGTGCTCCATGTCTAG